From the Cryptomeria japonica chromosome 2, Sugi_1.0, whole genome shotgun sequence genome, one window contains:
- the LOC131053734 gene encoding large ribosomal subunit protein uL29w, producing MARIKVHELRTKSKVDLQSQLKELKAELALLRVAKVTGGAPNKLSKIKVVRKSIAQVLTVISQTQKSALREAYKKRKYMPLDLRPKKTRAIRRRLTKHQASLKTEREKKKDKYFPMRKYAIKV from the exons ATGG CGAGGATCAAGGTTCATGAGCTGCGCACGAAGAGCAAGGTAGATCTGCAGAGTCAGCTGAAGGAGCTCAAGGCCGAGTTGGCACTGCTCAGGGTGGCTAAGGTTACAGGAGGAGCCCCCAACAAGCTCTCAAAGAT CAAAGTGGTAAGGAAATCGATAGCACAGGTTCTTACTGTTATCTCCCAGACCCAGAAAAGTGCTTTGAGAGAGGCATACAAGAAGAGGAAGTACATGCCACTTGACTTGCGCCCAAAGAAGACTCGTGCCATTAGGAGGCGTCTCACCAAACACCAG GCTTCATTGAAgacagagagagagaagaaaaaggacAAGTATTTCCCAATGAGAAAGTATGCAATCAAAGTCTAG